One window of Mustela lutreola isolate mMusLut2 chromosome 13, mMusLut2.pri, whole genome shotgun sequence genomic DNA carries:
- the LOC131813852 gene encoding ral guanine nucleotide dissociation stimulator-like, with protein MLESSVFCREGTIPVRHNGLSKVQTRSWLKPPPRCLRMFRGRRHKNAPEDMVQELNVDIRCSPSPKDKKPHRDNRVWRWLRGENGSTRKRNKTLILWNTRASSLEAIIDYLVAAVIKEDLNYVHMFLEIHRTLATTQEVLGLLFARFGCVYSTYDEVGGPQDQRNMAVYAILDMWVERYPGDFVQPPEYPNLHALLAYLQVNAPGSDLLRRAQLLLPERQRAETTEPEAGATSPAPEPDQDVSREVVPAATLAPAAPLGPELVPAIPAAAAHYGIGRPGQMVVRALVHFSATEEPPGLLTFLDDQQGPAPELPPPASVEQAGSAPELPPPASVEQAGSVPELPPPASVEQAGSAPELLPPASVEQAGLVPELPPPASVEQAGSVPELPPPASVEQAVSVPELPPPSSVEQAGSVPELPPPASVEQAVSVPELPPPSSVEQTGSAHELPPPASVEQACFAPEEHLVLATTRKRVFPIPLIAFFVFLLFCVYVYNYILDLIKDSRT; from the exons ATGCTGGAATCATCCGTATTTTGCAGAGAAGGGACCATCCCTGTCAGGCACAACGGCTTATCTAAGGTCCAAACCAG AAGTTGGCTGAAACCACCCCCGCGATGCCTCAGGATGTTTCGAGGGAGACGCCATAAG AACGCTCCAGAGGACATGGTGCAGGAGCTGAATGTTGACATCCGCTGCTCTCCTTCCCCAAAAGACAAGAAGCCGCACAGGGACAACAGAGTCTGGCGCTGGCTCAGG GGGGAAAATGGCTCAACCAGGAAGAGGAATAAGACCTTGATACTATGGAACACTCGTGCCAGTTCATTGGAGGCCATAATAGATTACCTGGTGGCTGCCGTCATAAAAGAAGATCTAAACTATGTTCACATGTTTCTTGAAATACATCGCACCCTTGCTACCACCCAGGAGGTGCTGGGCCTCCTCTTTGCAAG aTTCGGATGTGTTTACTCCACGTATGACGAGGTCGGCGGACCCCAGGACCAGCGCAACAT ggccgtCTATGCCATCCTGGATATGTGGGTGGAAAGGTATCCAGGGGATTTTGTGCAGCCTCCAGAGTATCCCAACTTGCATGCTCTACTGGCCTACCTGCAGGTCAATGCGCCTGGCTCGGACCTGCTGCGCCGTGCCCAGCTTCTGCTGCCAGAAAGGCAGCGCGCTGAGACCacagagccagaggctgggg ctaCATCACCGGCCCCGGAGCCAGATCAGGATGTGTCTCGGGAAGTGGTTCcagcagccactctggcacccgCTGCACCTCTGGGGCCTGAGCTGGTCCCCGCCATCCCTGCTGCGGCTGCTCACTATGGGATAGGAAGACCAGGGCAGATGGTCGTCAGGGCCCTCGTTCACTTCTCTGCCACGGAAGAGCCACCAGGCCTTTTGACTTTCCTGGATGACCAGCAGGGTCCTGCCCCCGAGCTGCCGCcacctgcctccgtggagcaagcaggctcagcccccgagctgccgccccctgcgtccgtggagcaagcaggctcggtccccgagctgccgccccctgcctccgtggagcaagcaggctcggcccccgagctgctgccccctgcctccgtggagcaagcaggcctggtccccgagctgccgccgcctgcctccgtggagcaagcaggctcggtcCCGGAGCTGCCGCcacctgcctccgtggagcaagcagtctcggtccccgagctgccgccaccttcctccgtggagcaagcaggctctgtccccgagctgccgccacctgcctccgtggagcaagcagtctcggtccccgagctgccgccACCTTCCTCCGTGGAGCAAACAGGCTCGGCCCacgagctgccgccccctgcctccgtggagcaagcatgCTTCGCTCCCGAGGAGCACCTTGTGCTTGCTACAACCAGAAAGCGTGTCTTTCCCATCCCCCTTATtgctttttttgtatttcttctcttttgtgtgtatgtatataattacatactAGATTTAATTAAAGACAGTAGAACTTGA